A genomic window from Sphingobacteriales bacterium includes:
- a CDS encoding redox-sensing transcriptional repressor Rex has product MKKTLPGKTVERLSLYRRALISRVKKEYIYSHEIADLLHFTPVQVRRDLMLMKYSGSSGKGYQVKDLIHSIGKVIDPPETRYAAVVGMGNLGRAIARHLANKREFIKVLASFDIDKEKISKCSSGVRCYHLDEFEAVVRQFEISIGIITTPPEAAVEIKNLMVKSGIKGILNLTSTLLDVPENVYLEEYDIVTSLEKIAYFTK; this is encoded by the coding sequence ATGAAAAAAACACTTCCCGGAAAAACTGTTGAGAGATTAAGTTTATACCGAAGGGCTCTTATCAGCAGGGTTAAAAAGGAATACATTTATTCACACGAAATTGCTGATTTACTTCATTTTACGCCTGTTCAGGTCAGAAGAGACCTCATGCTGATGAAATATTCAGGAAGTTCCGGTAAAGGTTATCAGGTAAAAGACCTGATCCATTCAATAGGAAAAGTGATTGATCCACCGGAAACCAGATATGCTGCTGTGGTAGGAATGGGAAATCTCGGCAGAGCAATAGCCCGGCATCTGGCAAACAAGCGGGAATTTATTAAAGTTCTTGCCAGCTTTGATATTGACAAAGAAAAAATCTCCAAATGTTCATCAGGAGTCAGGTGTTACCATCTGGACGAGTTTGAGGCAGTGGTTCGACAGTTCGAAATTTCAATAGGAATCATCACCACTCCTCCTGAGGCAGCAGTAGAAATAAAAAATCTGATGGTGAAATCGGGGATAAAAGGAATTTTAAACCTCACTTCCACTCTTCTGGATGTACCTGAAAATGTTTATCTTGAAGAATATGACATCGTAACCTCTCTGGAAAAGATTGCATATTTTACCAAATAA
- a CDS encoding T9SS type A sorting domain-containing protein translates to MKKFYIILTLAFIISISAHAQKRNVGKINAKYDSMTVTGYPSDFEIITHNKVYNTSGYSQTYRWVVVSSNIPSSWTFAICDVNNCYANTDSQEFTLAAGDSGLFQVHFYPGGNTGTGTVVVYIYPVGEYSNGISLYSKGTIVPNSINNNSSVRIDFSMYPNPVKDYLDIRFTRKGNHSIEIYNILGRRILKKDIYNSDRMRISFENLQNGMYVVMYRAENGKVITKTISKE, encoded by the coding sequence ATGAAGAAATTCTACATAATCCTAACATTGGCATTCATCATCAGCATTTCAGCCCATGCCCAGAAACGTAATGTGGGTAAAATTAATGCCAAATATGATTCCATGACTGTAACAGGTTATCCTTCTGATTTTGAAATTATTACGCACAATAAGGTTTATAATACCAGTGGATACAGTCAAACATACAGATGGGTGGTTGTATCTTCCAATATTCCTTCATCGTGGACTTTTGCAATATGCGATGTAAACAACTGCTACGCCAATACTGACAGTCAGGAATTCACACTGGCTGCAGGAGACTCCGGTCTTTTTCAGGTTCATTTTTACCCGGGTGGTAATACCGGAACAGGAACAGTTGTCGTTTACATTTATCCTGTAGGGGAATATTCAAACGGTATTTCACTTTATTCCAAAGGCACTATTGTTCCAAACAGTATCAATAACAACAGCTCTGTCAGGATTGATTTCAGCATGTATCCCAATCCTGTTAAAGATTATCTTGACATCAGATTTACCAGAAAAGGGAATCATTCCATTGAGATTTACAATATCCTGGGAAGGCGGATTTTAAAGAAAGATATTTACAATTCCGACAGGATGAGAATTTCCTTTGAGAATCTGCAAAACGGCATGTATGTCGTCATGTACCGTGCTGAAAACGGAAAGGTTATCACCAAAACCATTTCCAAAGAATAA